Within Metabacillus sp. KUDC1714, the genomic segment GATTTAAGAAGAGTCAAAATCATGAGCCTGCTTCTGCTGGTAAGGAATTAGATGACCTCTTAAGCAAATATGGTTCGTTTTATTTAGGTGATCCTACAAAAAAGGAAATTTACTTAACGTTTGATAATGGATATGAAAATGGATATACAGCTAAAGTACTTGATGTATTAAAGCAACGAAATGTTCCTGCTACATTTTTTATCACAGGTCATTATTTAAACACTGAACCAGAATTGGTAAAACGGATGGTAAAAGAAGGGCATATCGTTGGGAATCACTCTTGGTATCATCCGGATTTAACAACACAAAGTGATCAGCAGCTTAAAGAGGAACTTGAGTCCGTGCGAATAAAAGTTGAGGAGCTTACTGGGCAAAAAGGGATGAGCTATCTGCGTCCACCAAGGGGGATCTTTAGTGAACGAGTTCTCGCTAAATCTAAGGAGCTTGGTTACACAACTGTCTTTTGGTCATTAGCATTTATAGATTGGAAAGTTGATGCACAAAAGGGTTGGAAATACTCTTACGATAATATAATGCGCCAAATCCATCCAGGGTC encodes:
- the pdaA gene encoding delta-lactam-biosynthetic de-N-acetylase, with the translated sequence MSTVSAQSNKPIHWGFKKSQNHEPASAGKELDDLLSKYGSFYLGDPTKKEIYLTFDNGYENGYTAKVLDVLKQRNVPATFFITGHYLNTEPELVKRMVKEGHIVGNHSWYHPDLTTQSDQQLKEELESVRIKVEELTGQKGMSYLRPPRGIFSERVLAKSKELGYTTVFWSLAFIDWKVDAQKGWKYSYDNIMRQIHPGSILLLHTVSKDNAEALDQAIVDLEKQGYIFKSLDDLMINKMIDHPYLFSL